The Fructilactobacillus ixorae genome has a window encoding:
- a CDS encoding glycoside hydrolase family 70 protein → MKRTNTNLHYKMYKSGKKLVFGAILLSSMSILTTGVLLTSDAHAETTIPKTAGVATAPAQPAEQPTTQSEQNPAQLSTAQPKQAAPEKQTATNSKVQQQAQPDHNPAPTTTIAQNQDPQTPNPGLKPTEQPGTSTKQEPASQPQAPAPVSDQSDHQDVTTDQADHSDQHHDTVTTDHQSQQTETQATTHPDQPAPQPAGPEESPVITLVAQPSSAQPAANATPQFKPTDSHIQLRGNDYYYIDDQGQVVKNLTVYDNGHPFTFDRETGKLVPQTMPEINKLNPIFIPNNAAYSAHAESFTNVNGYLTANTWYRPKEILRDGTPWQASQVTDFRPLLMTWWPNQLVQMNYLSYMQTNNFLGRQFKITPNNQRLLSAYAFQIQKNIERRISANHGDTVWFHDLINDFINSQPSWNIESENQGSDHLQGGALRYENSDLTPYANSDYRLLNRTPSNQTGSSQTGSTGGFEYLLANDVDNSNPVVQAEQLNWLHYMMNIGSIVANDPSANFDGYRVDAVDNVDADLLQIAADYAKAAYHLQADEATANHHLSILEDWENYDADYVKQHDNNQLTMDFPMHLAWKYSLNIPANQRSGLEPNLTTSIVNRTGENKTENQAQPNYSFIRAHDSEVQTVIAQIIKDKINPNSDGLTVTPAEIKQAFEIYDADQKKANKEYTAYNIPASYALMLTNKDTVPRVYYGDLYSDDGQYMATKSPYYEALVALLKNRIKYVAGGQRMNVQYVNSKTGTPTGILTSVRYGKGIETSTQLGPATSRTEGIGVVISNDPHLILDQNARVILEMGLAHRNQAYRALLNTTRTGLGIYQTDDQAPLLYTNDQGQLILTGAQLFSVTDPQVSGYLSVWVPVGAPADQDARTESSTAPVTDGKVFHSNAALDSQLIYEGFSNFQAMPTTEAERTNRLIAQNAGFFKYLGITSFELAPQYRSSTDTSFLDSIVQNGYAFTDRYDVGFDTPTKYGTTDDLLNALRALHQQGLQAINDWVPDQIYNLPGEEIVTASRTDNFGNQIPDASINHTLYDSKTVGGGKYQKEYGGKFLKELQAKYPELFKVKQISTGQPMDPSQRITEWSAKYFNDSNIQHRGAEYVLKDEATNQYFTVTGDSSFLPKQIQGEKSDVGFKQINGQLHYFSTSGYEAKNQFIQAKGNWYYFDADGAMVTGEKTINHQTYFFLPSGAELRDSYLRNQDGTFYFNQRGERVASRFLQIDGNQWRYFLSDGRMATGAQTINGQKMFFNQAGIQVKGDQVLNPDGSINYYEGQNGTKLTNQFAELPDGRWMYMDHNGNAVTGAQTINGHRLYFDQNGIQVKGDRVVNPDGSINYYEGQTGEKLSNQFAELPDGRWMYLNQLGNAVTGEQVIDGHHLYFDQNGIQAKGQTVTNPDGTTSYYDPNSGDLIKPTNSINITK, encoded by the coding sequence GTGAAAAGAACTAACACTAATTTACATTACAAGATGTATAAATCCGGCAAAAAGCTGGTTTTTGGAGCCATCCTCCTCTCCAGCATGTCAATCCTGACTACTGGCGTCTTACTGACTAGTGATGCCCATGCCGAGACGACCATCCCTAAGACCGCCGGGGTGGCGACTGCCCCAGCACAACCAGCTGAGCAACCAACGACCCAATCAGAACAAAACCCTGCGCAACTTTCCACCGCGCAGCCAAAGCAAGCAGCCCCAGAGAAGCAAACTGCTACAAACTCAAAAGTGCAACAGCAGGCCCAGCCAGACCATAACCCGGCACCAACGACAACTATTGCCCAGAACCAGGACCCGCAAACTCCAAATCCTGGTCTAAAACCAACGGAGCAGCCCGGCACCTCGACTAAGCAGGAACCAGCTAGTCAGCCACAGGCCCCTGCTCCAGTTTCAGATCAGTCAGATCACCAGGATGTAACCACCGACCAAGCAGATCATTCGGACCAGCACCACGACACAGTGACTACTGATCACCAGTCACAACAGACTGAAACGCAGGCTACCACGCATCCAGATCAACCTGCACCGCAACCTGCTGGACCAGAGGAATCACCAGTGATAACACTAGTGGCCCAACCAAGTTCCGCACAACCAGCGGCGAACGCCACGCCCCAATTCAAGCCAACTGACTCCCACATTCAATTACGGGGAAATGATTACTATTACATCGATGATCAGGGCCAGGTGGTTAAAAATCTGACCGTCTACGACAACGGCCACCCCTTCACCTTTGATCGTGAGACCGGAAAACTGGTTCCCCAAACCATGCCGGAAATTAATAAGCTCAATCCCATTTTCATTCCGAACAACGCGGCCTATTCTGCTCATGCCGAATCATTTACCAATGTCAACGGCTACTTAACCGCTAACACCTGGTACCGACCAAAGGAAATCCTCCGTGACGGAACACCCTGGCAGGCATCACAGGTCACTGACTTTCGGCCCCTGTTAATGACCTGGTGGCCCAACCAACTAGTTCAAATGAACTATCTCAGTTACATGCAAACTAATAACTTCCTGGGCCGGCAGTTCAAAATCACTCCCAATAATCAACGCTTACTAAGCGCCTATGCCTTTCAAATTCAAAAAAACATTGAACGCAGAATCAGCGCGAACCACGGAGACACCGTGTGGTTTCATGACTTGATCAATGACTTCATTAATTCCCAACCCAGTTGGAACATTGAATCCGAAAACCAGGGAAGCGATCACCTCCAAGGTGGAGCATTACGCTATGAAAATAGTGACTTAACCCCCTACGCTAATTCAGATTACCGCCTCCTTAACCGGACGCCTTCCAACCAAACTGGAAGCTCACAAACTGGCAGTACCGGTGGTTTTGAATACCTACTAGCCAATGACGTTGATAATTCCAATCCGGTGGTGCAGGCCGAACAGTTAAACTGGTTGCACTACATGATGAACATTGGTTCCATCGTGGCCAATGATCCGAGCGCTAACTTCGACGGTTACCGGGTGGATGCGGTTGACAACGTTGACGCTGATTTATTACAAATTGCCGCTGACTATGCCAAAGCTGCCTATCATTTACAGGCTGACGAAGCGACCGCAAACCACCACCTATCCATCCTTGAAGACTGGGAAAATTATGATGCCGATTACGTTAAACAACACGATAATAATCAATTAACCATGGATTTCCCCATGCACCTGGCTTGGAAATATTCCCTTAACATCCCGGCAAACCAACGGAGTGGCCTCGAACCCAATTTAACCACCAGCATTGTCAATCGGACTGGTGAAAACAAGACTGAAAACCAGGCTCAACCAAACTACTCGTTCATTCGAGCTCATGATAGTGAAGTGCAAACCGTCATTGCCCAAATTATTAAGGACAAAATCAATCCCAATTCAGACGGGTTAACCGTGACCCCTGCAGAAATTAAACAGGCCTTTGAGATTTATGATGCCGACCAAAAGAAGGCCAATAAGGAATACACTGCCTACAACATCCCCGCTTCCTATGCGCTGATGTTAACTAACAAGGACACGGTGCCGCGCGTTTACTACGGTGACCTTTACAGTGACGATGGCCAGTACATGGCAACTAAATCACCATACTATGAGGCCCTAGTCGCATTATTGAAAAACCGAATTAAATACGTCGCTGGTGGCCAACGGATGAACGTGCAATACGTTAACTCCAAGACGGGCACGCCCACGGGAATTTTAACGTCTGTTCGCTACGGCAAGGGCATTGAAACGAGCACCCAACTGGGACCGGCTACCAGCCGCACCGAGGGAATCGGAGTAGTTATTAGTAATGACCCGCATCTGATCCTTGATCAAAACGCTCGGGTTATCTTAGAAATGGGACTAGCTCATCGCAACCAGGCTTATCGGGCCCTCTTAAACACAACGAGAACCGGTCTCGGGATTTATCAAACCGATGATCAGGCCCCCCTTCTCTACACTAACGATCAGGGGCAATTGATCTTAACGGGCGCGCAACTTTTCAGCGTAACTGATCCGCAGGTATCCGGCTATCTCTCAGTTTGGGTTCCAGTGGGCGCTCCAGCCGACCAAGACGCCCGCACGGAAAGTTCAACGGCTCCAGTAACCGACGGCAAAGTCTTTCATTCCAACGCTGCGCTTGATTCACAACTAATCTACGAAGGCTTTTCGAATTTTCAAGCCATGCCTACCACGGAAGCAGAACGAACTAACCGCCTGATTGCCCAAAATGCTGGATTCTTTAAGTACTTAGGAATTACTAGTTTTGAACTTGCGCCCCAGTACCGCTCGAGTACTGACACTAGTTTTCTGGATTCCATTGTTCAAAATGGCTACGCCTTTACGGATCGTTATGACGTTGGTTTTGACACGCCAACTAAATACGGAACTACTGATGACCTATTGAATGCGCTGCGGGCTCTCCATCAACAAGGTTTGCAAGCCATCAATGACTGGGTTCCCGATCAAATTTACAATCTTCCTGGAGAAGAAATTGTCACGGCGAGTCGAACCGATAACTTTGGAAATCAAATCCCCGATGCCTCCATCAACCATACGTTATACGACTCAAAAACCGTTGGTGGTGGAAAGTATCAAAAAGAATATGGAGGCAAATTCCTGAAAGAACTGCAAGCCAAGTACCCAGAACTGTTTAAAGTAAAGCAAATTTCTACGGGCCAACCCATGGATCCGAGCCAACGCATCACCGAATGGTCCGCCAAGTACTTTAACGATTCTAACATTCAACACCGGGGGGCAGAATACGTGCTCAAAGACGAAGCCACGAACCAGTACTTTACGGTGACTGGTGACAGTAGTTTTCTTCCTAAGCAAATTCAGGGAGAAAAATCGGACGTTGGCTTTAAACAAATTAACGGCCAGCTGCACTACTTCTCAACCAGTGGCTACGAAGCCAAAAATCAATTTATTCAAGCCAAGGGAAACTGGTACTACTTCGATGCTGATGGAGCAATGGTTACTGGTGAAAAAACGATTAATCACCAAACCTACTTCTTTTTACCTAGTGGCGCTGAATTACGGGATTCCTACCTTCGTAACCAGGATGGTACCTTCTACTTCAACCAACGCGGAGAACGGGTCGCATCCCGCTTCCTCCAAATCGATGGTAACCAGTGGCGCTACTTCCTAAGTGACGGTCGTATGGCCACCGGAGCCCAGACCATTAACGGTCAGAAGATGTTCTTTAACCAGGCTGGGATCCAGGTCAAGGGAGATCAAGTCCTTAATCCGGACGGCTCGATTAACTACTACGAAGGCCAAAACGGGACCAAGTTAACCAACCAATTTGCCGAACTCCCCGATGGCCGGTGGATGTACATGGACCACAATGGGAACGCCGTCACTGGCGCCCAAACCATAAACGGTCACCGCCTATACTTCGACCAAAACGGAATCCAAGTCAAGGGAGACCGCGTGGTTAATCCGGATGGTTCGATTAACTACTACGAAGGTCAAACCGGTGAAAAGTTAAGCAATCAATTTGCTGAACTGCCCGACGGCCGGTGGATGTACCTGAACCAACTTGGAAACGCGGTCACCGGAGAGCAGGTCATTGACGGTCACCACCTGTACTTCGATCAAAATGGAATCCAAGCAAAGGGCCAAACCGTTACTAACCCTGATGGAACCACCAGCTATTATGACCCTAATTCTGGTGACTTAATTAAACCCACTAATTCCATTAACATTACTAAGTAA
- a CDS encoding LysR family transcriptional regulator, which translates to MIFLNIDWYKTFLTMARILNYRKASEQIHLSEPSLHHQIKNLEAHLGVTLFAKQGRHLRLTASGNRLIPIAEKIVASYNDGYLEMKLFKEQKASCLYISTYSLFVPLMKKFIPIFIRKNPQIEISMIVNDCNMNECECDIYITKSISKQSQQNVQKIYEYDMKLAVPAGLTNINEGFTKYDIVFSHFHSPALKKPCTSFIPRRTSSGLMT; encoded by the coding sequence GTGATATTTTTGAATATCGACTGGTACAAAACTTTTTTAACCATGGCTCGCATCTTGAATTATCGAAAAGCGAGCGAACAAATCCACCTCTCCGAGCCATCTCTACATCACCAAATTAAAAACCTGGAAGCTCACTTAGGGGTCACCCTCTTTGCCAAACAGGGCCGCCACCTTCGCCTCACCGCCTCTGGAAACCGCTTGATTCCGATTGCTGAAAAAATCGTGGCAAGTTATAACGATGGTTATCTCGAAATGAAGCTCTTCAAGGAGCAGAAGGCTTCCTGTTTGTACATCTCGACCTATTCGCTATTTGTCCCCCTCATGAAAAAATTCATCCCCATTTTCATTCGGAAAAACCCGCAGATTGAGATTTCGATGATTGTAAATGATTGCAACATGAACGAATGTGAATGCGATATTTACATCACCAAATCAATTAGCAAGCAGAGTCAGCAAAACGTCCAAAAAATCTATGAGTACGACATGAAACTCGCCGTTCCGGCTGGGTTAACAAACATCAACGAAGGCTTTACTAAGTACGACATCGTCTTTAGCCACTTTCACTCGCCCGCGCTCAAAAAACCCTGCACCAGCTTCATCCCAAGGCGAACTTCATCCGGATTGATGACTTAG
- a CDS encoding ClC family H(+)/Cl(-) exchange transporter, whose product MKKSSQLSFTNLKLVGISAIIGIITGGIISAFRILIDHGMRLSSSLYQSLHQQWTALLIVIPAALIIACIVGLLVRSEPNIRGSGIPQVEAQLAGNLEMSWPQILWKKFVAGVLTNSTGVFMGREGPSIQLGGALGQGIAAGLKQQGGARRLSIATGAAAGLSATFSAPLAGTFFVLEGIYRNFQPSIWISCLTGSLCSNFVSEKVFGLTPVLPISYHMLFQPNMYWQLLPLGMLLGLLGHWYNLGILNAGSWYAKLKVIPSWLYCVVPLLLIIPIGVFFPETIGGGSQTIMLVAHNHYAVILLLAWLALRFGFGLVSYGAGLPGGFFMPILTLGALIGVIYGSVMNQFGLLSAGLMNNLLIFGMAGCLTAVCKDPFTSIILITELVGSTRNFMSLTIVVLIAYLTSDLLGTQPIYQVLAERLTSVKRYLDSLEATDQLQVPVFDFSEVANHQVKDITWPANTILITIKRGNLTILPHGATVIKPGDNLIFLVHKDTRGYLYQELNHMTTNQQEKI is encoded by the coding sequence ATGAAAAAATCGTCCCAACTCTCATTTACAAATCTAAAGTTAGTTGGAATCAGTGCCATCATTGGGATCATTACCGGAGGAATCATCTCTGCTTTCCGAATTTTAATTGATCACGGCATGCGGCTTAGCAGTTCCCTCTATCAAAGCCTGCATCAGCAGTGGACCGCCCTCTTGATCGTCATTCCGGCGGCCCTGATCATCGCCTGCATAGTCGGGCTCCTCGTCCGCTCGGAACCAAACATCCGGGGATCGGGGATTCCCCAAGTTGAAGCCCAACTGGCAGGTAATTTAGAAATGTCGTGGCCCCAAATTCTCTGGAAAAAATTCGTCGCAGGGGTGCTCACGAACTCCACCGGGGTTTTCATGGGCCGGGAAGGTCCTTCCATCCAATTAGGGGGCGCACTCGGTCAGGGAATCGCAGCGGGACTAAAGCAACAAGGTGGGGCGCGCCGGCTTTCAATCGCCACGGGCGCAGCGGCAGGTCTATCGGCCACCTTCAGTGCTCCTTTGGCTGGGACCTTTTTTGTGCTGGAGGGAATCTATCGGAATTTTCAACCGTCGATCTGGATCTCGTGCTTAACCGGTTCCTTATGCTCGAACTTTGTTTCTGAAAAGGTGTTTGGGCTAACTCCCGTCCTCCCAATTTCTTATCACATGCTCTTTCAGCCGAATATGTACTGGCAATTGTTGCCTCTAGGCATGCTCCTAGGTCTGTTAGGGCATTGGTATAACCTCGGTATCCTGAACGCGGGGAGTTGGTATGCCAAGCTCAAAGTTATCCCGAGCTGGTTGTACTGCGTGGTTCCCCTCCTCTTAATCATCCCCATTGGAGTGTTTTTCCCAGAAACCATTGGAGGGGGAAGTCAAACAATCATGTTAGTGGCCCACAACCACTACGCCGTAATCTTGCTGTTAGCCTGGTTGGCCCTCCGGTTTGGCTTTGGACTCGTTTCTTACGGAGCCGGACTCCCAGGGGGCTTTTTCATGCCCATCCTGACCCTGGGAGCGTTAATTGGGGTCATCTACGGGAGCGTCATGAATCAGTTCGGCCTACTCTCAGCGGGCTTAATGAACAACCTCTTGATCTTTGGCATGGCCGGCTGTCTAACGGCCGTTTGTAAGGATCCCTTCACCTCAATCATTTTGATCACGGAACTAGTCGGTAGTACCCGGAACTTTATGTCGCTTACCATCGTGGTCTTAATTGCCTACCTCACGAGTGACCTACTGGGAACCCAACCCATCTATCAGGTTCTCGCCGAACGGTTAACCAGCGTCAAACGCTACTTAGATTCCCTGGAAGCCACCGACCAACTACAGGTTCCCGTCTTTGACTTCAGTGAGGTCGCTAACCACCAGGTCAAAGACATTACCTGGCCGGCGAATACCATTTTAATTACGATTAAACGGGGAAACCTAACCATTCTGCCCCACGGCGCCACGGTAATTAAACCGGGTGATAATCTAATTTTTCTAGTCCACAAAGATACCCGTGGCTATTTATATCAGGAATTAAATCACATGACTACCAACCAACAAGAAAAAATTTAA
- a CDS encoding alpha/beta hydrolase, which produces MTTTKQPKPKRIWPRVLISVLVILIIIGGVMIYFLFNFAFQRGGFASRQEQNINTEFYDRTPSQTWTQKTKDGLTLKAHYFTADQPTNKTIVVVHGYGGSARKMSSYIRMFHNDGYNVLAPDNRTFGQSQGHYIGYGWLDRSDLAHWMKQLNQYNPHAEIGMFGVSMGAAEVLYTLPLAPHNVKFAIADCGYTSISAELAYQLKTMFKLPAFPILQIASVYSKLFAKYNFQRADTKQTLRQNQIPLFIIHGDQDTFVPTKFAYQNFRNNGGKNKELWIVKGAGHAQSRSMEPEQYQQRTQAFAERWFNSQP; this is translated from the coding sequence ATGACAACAACTAAGCAGCCAAAACCAAAACGGATCTGGCCCCGGGTCCTAATCAGTGTCCTGGTTATTTTGATCATCATTGGGGGCGTGATGATCTATTTCCTCTTTAACTTTGCCTTCCAACGGGGTGGATTTGCCTCGCGTCAGGAACAAAACATTAACACTGAATTTTATGACCGGACGCCTTCCCAAACGTGGACGCAGAAAACCAAAGATGGCTTAACCCTCAAGGCTCACTACTTCACGGCGGACCAGCCGACAAACAAGACCATCGTGGTGGTGCATGGCTATGGGGGTTCAGCGCGGAAGATGAGTTCCTACATTCGGATGTTTCATAACGATGGTTACAACGTGCTAGCTCCTGATAACCGGACGTTTGGCCAAAGTCAGGGGCATTACATTGGGTACGGATGGTTAGATCGAAGCGATTTGGCCCACTGGATGAAGCAGTTAAACCAGTATAATCCGCATGCAGAAATCGGAATGTTTGGGGTCAGCATGGGCGCCGCCGAGGTGTTGTACACTTTGCCACTGGCTCCACATAACGTCAAGTTTGCGATTGCCGACTGTGGGTACACGAGCATTAGTGCCGAGTTAGCCTACCAGCTAAAGACCATGTTTAAACTGCCGGCGTTTCCAATTCTGCAGATTGCCAGTGTGTACTCCAAGCTCTTTGCTAAATATAACTTCCAACGGGCTGATACCAAGCAAACGCTACGGCAGAATCAAATTCCGCTCTTCATCATCCATGGGGATCAGGATACGTTTGTGCCCACTAAGTTCGCGTACCAGAACTTTCGTAATAACGGTGGGAAAAACAAGGAACTGTGGATTGTGAAGGGAGCGGGTCACGCCCAATCCCGCTCGATGGAACCCGAACAATACCAACAAAGAACCCAGGCCTTCGCAGAACGGTGGTTTAACTCCCAGCCCTAG
- the galU gene encoding UTP--glucose-1-phosphate uridylyltransferase GalU, translating to MKKVTKAVIPAAGLGTRFLPETKAVPKEMLPVIDTPTIQYIVEEAKASGITDVVIVTGSGKNEIEDHFSPNFMLEDNLERKGKLEMLKAVRATDDVKVYFVRQGYPKGLGDAVLTAKSFIGDEPFVVMLGDDLMTDQVPLTKQLINSYEKTGASTLAVMRVPHEDTSKYGVIDPVEKLDDETYQVRQFVEKPNPDDAPSDLAIIGRYLFTPEILDVLETTKPGKGNEVQLTDAIDTLNKSQKVYAHEFKGERFDTGNKLSWLETNIRFGLKRPELSADLKDYIIKLAHELDR from the coding sequence ATGAAAAAAGTTACCAAAGCGGTGATTCCCGCCGCGGGATTAGGAACCCGGTTCCTCCCAGAAACCAAGGCCGTACCGAAGGAAATGTTACCGGTCATTGATACCCCAACGATTCAATACATTGTAGAAGAAGCCAAGGCTTCCGGGATTACGGACGTTGTCATCGTGACCGGAAGTGGCAAGAATGAAATCGAAGACCACTTCTCACCGAACTTCATGTTAGAAGATAACCTGGAACGTAAGGGCAAACTCGAGATGCTAAAAGCAGTTCGGGCGACTGACGACGTCAAGGTTTATTTCGTCCGGCAGGGCTATCCTAAGGGCTTAGGCGATGCCGTGTTAACGGCGAAGAGTTTCATCGGAGACGAACCGTTTGTAGTAATGCTCGGTGATGACCTGATGACTGACCAAGTTCCGTTAACGAAGCAACTCATTAATAGTTACGAAAAGACGGGAGCTTCAACGTTAGCCGTGATGCGGGTCCCACACGAAGATACTTCAAAATACGGGGTGATTGATCCCGTAGAGAAGCTCGATGATGAAACGTATCAAGTCCGGCAATTCGTGGAGAAACCGAACCCTGATGATGCCCCGAGTGATTTGGCCATTATCGGTCGTTACCTATTTACCCCGGAAATCCTCGATGTGTTGGAAACAACGAAGCCGGGGAAGGGGAATGAAGTCCAGTTAACGGATGCGATTGATACTTTAAACAAGTCCCAAAAGGTCTATGCGCACGAGTTTAAGGGAGAACGGTTCGATACTGGGAACAAGCTGAGTTGGTTAGAAACGAACATCCGCTTTGGATTGAAACGGCCCGAACTAAGTGCTGATTTGAAGGACTACATTATCAAGTTAGCGCACGAATTAGATCGCTAA
- a CDS encoding glucose 1-dehydrogenase, with amino-acid sequence MYKDLEGKTAVITGGDSGIGAAIAERLGQEHMNVVINYHKNEAAANDTATKVEAAGGKATIIQHDISNEAAADALVKKAVDTFGGMDVFFNNAGMEKSCPTDQIELNDWNTVLGVNLTGTFLGTKAALDYWLANKKKGVVINTSSVHQQIPWPNFASYAASKGGVKLFTETTAMEYANQNIRINQICPGAIDTPINAKKFADPEQYASTVSMVPMNRVGSPAEVAAGAAFLASDQASYITGVSLYIDGGMTLYPAFKDGKG; translated from the coding sequence ATGTACAAAGATCTTGAAGGCAAAACTGCTGTAATTACCGGAGGAGACTCTGGGATTGGAGCAGCAATTGCTGAACGACTCGGCCAAGAACACATGAACGTGGTAATCAACTACCACAAAAACGAAGCCGCTGCTAATGACACCGCTACTAAAGTAGAAGCTGCCGGTGGTAAAGCAACCATCATCCAACACGATATCAGTAACGAAGCCGCTGCTGATGCGTTAGTTAAAAAAGCCGTTGATACCTTTGGTGGCATGGACGTCTTCTTCAACAACGCTGGAATGGAAAAAAGTTGTCCTACTGATCAAATTGAACTTAACGACTGGAATACTGTCTTAGGCGTTAACTTAACGGGGACTTTCTTAGGAACCAAAGCTGCTCTTGACTACTGGTTAGCTAACAAGAAAAAGGGAGTTGTGATTAACACTTCTTCCGTGCACCAACAAATTCCTTGGCCTAACTTCGCAAGCTATGCTGCAAGTAAAGGTGGGGTTAAGCTCTTTACTGAAACAACTGCAATGGAATACGCGAACCAAAACATTCGGATTAACCAAATTTGTCCCGGTGCGATTGATACTCCAATTAACGCCAAAAAATTTGCTGATCCAGAACAATACGCTTCAACGGTTTCCATGGTTCCAATGAACCGAGTTGGATCCCCTGCTGAAGTAGCTGCTGGTGCCGCTTTCTTAGCTTCTGATCAAGCTAGTTACATCACTGGAGTTTCCCTCTACATTGATGGTGGAATGACTCTTTACCCTGCTTTCAAAGACGGTAAGGGCTAA
- a CDS encoding iron-sulfur cluster biosynthesis family protein yields the protein MNLTITDAAMDYIKKRLANAKYYLLATDDGSNQYSKGGGSCTVGDTFQVVGVSELADPYKIKMDNNQDAPFYTSENDMSFFDKGMKIDFNHNWLQLKSDSELLDGQMTTNDATKGVDDTKMDGVIGC from the coding sequence ATGAACTTAACGATTACGGATGCAGCAATGGACTACATCAAAAAACGGTTAGCAAACGCAAAATATTACCTATTAGCAACTGACGATGGCTCCAACCAATACTCTAAAGGTGGCGGTTCTTGTACAGTTGGTGATACTTTCCAAGTGGTCGGGGTATCAGAATTAGCAGATCCTTATAAGATTAAAATGGACAACAACCAGGATGCGCCATTCTACACGAGTGAAAATGATATGTCCTTCTTTGATAAGGGAATGAAGATCGACTTTAACCACAACTGGTTACAACTAAAGAGTGACAGTGAGTTGTTAGATGGTCAAATGACCACGAACGACGCTACCAAAGGCGTTGATGACACCAAGATGGACGGTGTGATTGGCTGCTAA
- a CDS encoding VTT domain-containing protein, which translates to MIVFKDYQPQLKMMFNPAERPEAIHEIRNHGATDLGLLMLLLYLGTVVPGLPVAPIAILAGLCFGTLPGTIMNAISIGLGNLTALRLITFMKNDLEKQYRHNRFANHLKHSKNPLMALVIGYALPIIPSYLVDLQAANGEKQFGPQLIAVAACLGTIPLSIIYALGGNSIFQGNWLEIICLLVFMAIFFSGANWLLQKLATK; encoded by the coding sequence TTGATAGTCTTTAAAGACTATCAGCCCCAGCTTAAGATGATGTTCAATCCCGCGGAACGTCCCGAGGCCATTCATGAAATTCGGAACCATGGAGCAACTGACCTCGGTCTTTTAATGTTGCTACTCTACCTTGGAACGGTGGTTCCGGGGCTTCCAGTTGCACCGATCGCTATTTTGGCAGGCTTATGCTTTGGAACCCTCCCGGGCACAATCATGAATGCCATCAGCATTGGCCTAGGGAACCTAACCGCATTACGGCTAATCACCTTCATGAAAAACGATTTGGAAAAACAGTACCGCCACAATCGTTTCGCTAATCATCTTAAGCACAGTAAGAACCCCCTGATGGCGCTTGTGATTGGCTATGCGCTTCCCATCATCCCTTCCTACCTCGTCGATTTACAGGCTGCTAATGGTGAGAAACAATTCGGTCCCCAACTAATTGCGGTGGCCGCTTGTTTAGGAACCATTCCACTTTCCATCATCTATGCGCTAGGTGGAAATAGTATCTTCCAGGGAAACTGGTTGGAAATAATTTGTTTACTAGTCTTTATGGCCATCTTTTTCAGCGGTGCTAATTGGCTCCTGCAAAAACTGGCAACCAAATAA